In Rhizobium jaguaris, a single window of DNA contains:
- a CDS encoding DUF4334 domain-containing protein has protein sequence MDAASVGELTGLWQGHGIASGHPLDGVLENLGWYGKRFRSDRRADALLFAVGPHRLVAIDPGMIPLKLAFRFHRVGRTRAARGWFSYLQKMWRAKGPVASLRSMSFRGKTSAAMVYDSQPITDYFRRIDDDRLLGVMAAEGDDRHYFFVLMRIKTEA, from the coding sequence CTGGACGCAGCCTCGGTCGGCGAACTCACCGGTCTTTGGCAGGGTCATGGCATCGCGTCCGGCCACCCGCTGGACGGCGTCCTGGAAAATCTCGGATGGTACGGCAAGCGCTTCAGGTCTGATCGTAGAGCCGATGCTCTGCTATTTGCGGTAGGACCTCACCGGCTCGTGGCGATCGACCCGGGAATGATCCCTTTGAAACTCGCCTTCCGCTTTCATCGCGTCGGGCGGACCAGGGCGGCGCGCGGCTGGTTTTCGTATCTGCAGAAGATGTGGCGGGCAAAGGGGCCGGTCGCCTCCCTGCGATCGATGTCCTTCCGAGGCAAGACGAGCGCTGCAATGGTCTATGACAGTCAGCCGATCACCGACTATTTCCGCAGAATTGATGATGATCGGCTCCTCGGCGTGATGGCAGCCGAGGGCGACGATCGGCATTATTTTTTTGTTCTCATGCGCATAAAGACGGAGGCCTAG